A genome region from Thermoanaerobacterium xylanolyticum LX-11 includes the following:
- the tuf gene encoding elongation factor Tu: MAKQKFERKKPHANIGTIGHVDHGKTTLTSAITIVLSKQGMAQATAYDEIDKAPEEKARGITINTMHVEYETEKRHYAHVDCPGHADYVKNMITGAAQMDGAILVVSAADGPMPQTREHILLARQVGVPYIVVFLNKADMVDDQELIELVEMEVRELLNEYEFPGDDTPIVVGSALKAMECGCGQRDCQWCGRIWDLMDAVDSYIPTPERDVDKPFLMPVEDVFTITGRGTVATGRVERGKLKVGDEVEIIGLSDESKKTVVTGVEMFRKTLDEAEAGDNIGVLLRGVTREEVERGQVLAKPGSVKPHTKFEGQVYVLTKEEGGRHTPFFNGYRPQFYFRTTDVTGVIELPEGVEMVMPGDHVTMTIELITPIAMEEGLKFAIREGGHTVGAGVVSKILS; this comes from the coding sequence ATGGCAAAGCAAAAATTCGAAAGAAAGAAACCCCATGCAAACATAGGGACAATAGGACACGTAGACCATGGCAAAACGACATTAACATCAGCAATAACGATAGTATTGTCAAAACAAGGAATGGCACAAGCGACAGCATACGATGAAATAGACAAAGCACCAGAAGAAAAAGCAAGAGGAATCACAATAAACACAATGCACGTAGAGTACGAGACAGAGAAAAGGCACTATGCCCATGTTGACTGTCCAGGACACGCAGACTACGTAAAGAACATGATAACAGGAGCAGCGCAGATGGACGGAGCGATACTGGTAGTATCAGCAGCAGACGGTCCAATGCCACAGACAAGAGAGCACATCCTGTTAGCAAGACAGGTAGGCGTGCCATACATTGTAGTATTCTTAAACAAAGCAGACATGGTAGACGACCAAGAATTAATCGAATTAGTAGAGATGGAAGTAAGAGAGCTCTTAAATGAATATGAATTCCCAGGAGATGACACACCGATAGTAGTAGGTTCAGCATTAAAAGCAATGGAATGCGGATGTGGACAAAGAGACTGTCAATGGTGTGGTAGGATATGGGACTTAATGGATGCAGTTGACAGTTATATACCAACACCAGAAAGAGACGTAGACAAACCATTCCTGATGCCGGTAGAAGATGTATTCACGATAACAGGAAGAGGAACAGTTGCAACAGGAAGAGTAGAGAGAGGCAAGTTAAAAGTAGGAGACGAAGTAGAGATAATAGGATTATCAGACGAAAGCAAGAAGACAGTAGTAACAGGGGTAGAGATGTTCAGGAAGACGCTGGATGAAGCAGAAGCAGGAGATAACATAGGAGTATTGTTAAGAGGAGTAACAAGAGAAGAAGTAGAAAGAGGACAAGTCTTAGCGAAACCAGGGTCGGTAAAACCGCACACGAAATTTGAAGGACAAGTATACGTGTTAACAAAAGAAGAAGGCGGAAGACACACACCATTCTTCAATGGATACAGACCGCAGTTCTACTTCAGGACAACAGACGTAACAGGAGTAATAGAATTACCAGAGGGCGTAGAGATGGTAATGCCCGGAGACCACGTAACGATGACAATAGAATTAATAACACCGATAGCGATGGAAGAAGGATTAAAATTTGCTATAAGAGAAGGCGGACACACAGTAGGAGCCGGTGTTGTTTCCAAGATTCTGTCATAA
- the rpmG gene encoding 50S ribosomal protein L33, with the protein MRVKITLACTECKQRNYNTTKNKKNDPDRIELMKYCKFCRKHTLHKETR; encoded by the coding sequence TTGCGGGTTAAGATCACATTAGCTTGCACGGAATGTAAGCAGAGAAACTATAATACTACTAAAAACAAGAAGAACGATCCTGATAGGATAGAGCTTATGAAATACTGTAAGTTCTGCAGAAAACATACATTGCATAAAGAGACAAGGTAA
- the secE gene encoding preprotein translocase subunit SecE, with product MAADERRKVGKFFREIKAEMKKVTWPTRDNLIAYTEVVLVVVIAFTLLIFLADSAFSYLLKLIIKS from the coding sequence ATGGCTGCCGATGAAAGGAGAAAAGTCGGGAAGTTTTTTAGGGAAATAAAAGCCGAGATGAAGAAAGTTACGTGGCCAACAAGAGATAATTTGATTGCATATACAGAAGTTGTACTGGTTGTGGTAATAGCATTTACATTGTTGATATTCCTTGCAGACTCGGCCTTTAGCTATCTACTGAAATTAATTATAAAAAGTTAA